The Theobroma cacao cultivar B97-61/B2 chromosome 2, Criollo_cocoa_genome_V2, whole genome shotgun sequence genome includes the window TTCATGGCAACAAGTGAAGGAGGTTTGAGTAAAAGTACTGTTTGGTTGTTGGGTAGTGCATGTTCACATCATTTAACTGGGAATAAGTCTCTATTCTCCACTCTTGATACAAGCTTCAAGTCAATGGTGAAGATTGGGGATGGTAATTACCTTAATATACTTGGTATTGGTACTGTAAAAGTTGAGACAGCCTCTGGAGATAAGTGCATTAGTAATGTGCACTATATACCAAGTGCCAAACATAACTTGTTGAGTGTGGGACAATTGGCCAAGGACCATTATACTTTGCTATTTAAGGGTGAGGTTTGCACAGTGATTGATCCGAATGGTAAGGAATTGTACACTGTTGCAGTGAGGAACAATTGTTATCCTCTTAATTTAGCCAACAATGGCTCACATTTGGCTTTGTATAATGAGCTAAATGTCTCAGAAAAGTGGCACAGGAAGTTTGGACATGTCAATTATAACTCACTATCCCTAATGTCATCAAAAGGTCTAGTGGAAGGTTTACCtgaaattataaaaccatCTAAGCTTTGTAAAGCTTGTCAACTTGGAAAGCAGACTAGGAAACCTTTTCCTAAGCAGAGTGGATGGAAGGCTTCCAGCAAGCTTGAGCTAGTGCATATTGACATTTTTAGCCCCATGAAGACTGCTTCACTTAGTGGAAGCAGATATTATATCatctttattgatgattattttaagttttgttgGATATTCTTCTTGAAGCAGAAGTCTGAAGCGTTGAGCTACTTCAAGAAGTTTAAAGTAGCTGCTAAAAATTTCTCTGGTCAAAGAGTCAGAACCTTGAGGATTGACAATGGTAAGGAGTACACATCTACTGATTTTAAGCAATATCTTGATTCTTTGGGAGTGCAACATCAGCTGACCATTCCATACAACCCTCAACAGAATGCTAAGGCTGAGAGAATGAATAGAACCTTAGCAAAGATGGGGACATGTTTGCTGTATCAGATGAAGATGCCAGGGGTATTTTGGGCAGAAGTTGTAAATACAGCTAATTATCTGCTAAACAGATCTTATACAAGGGTCTTGGATAATAAAAcaccttatgaaatgtggttTGAACATAAACCAAGAGTGTTTCATCTCAAAACTTTTGGAAGCATCTGCTATGCTACGGTTCCAGATGCTAGAAGGTCCAAGTTTGATCCAAAGTCTATTACAGTAGTGTTGGTAAGCTACAGTGAAGTTTCAAAATGCTACAAGTTATATGATCCTGAGCAAAAGAAGATTTTTGTAAGCAGAAATGTAGTATTTTATGAGGGAAAAAGTTGGAATTGGCCTAATAAGGGTGCTAGATAGATTGATTTTACTACTACAGCTGATGTAGAGGCTTCACAAACTGCAGTTGATGATGATTCTGATCTGGAGGATGAAAGTAAAGCAGATAGAGGTACAAGAAACTTAGCTGACATTTATAGTAGATGCAATGTAGCATTAGCTGAACCAGCAACTTTCAAACAAGCTCAGCTTAATGATCATTGAAAATTAGCTATGGATGCTGAAATGGAGATGATATCTAAGAATGGGACATGGATTCTAGTTGATAGACTAGCTGACAAAAATATCATAGGAGTGAAATGGATTTACAGAACCAAACTTAATCCAGATGGTTCTGTAAACAAGTACAAGGCTCGGTTGGTGGTTAAAGGGTATGCTCAAGTTTATGGGGTTGACTACATGGAAACATATGCTTCAGTAGCCAGACATGAGACAATAAGGATGCTTGCTACTTTGTCATCTAGGGAGGGATGGAGAATTTATCATCTGGATGTCAAATCAGCTTTCCTTAATGGCATTCTTACTGAAGACGTTTGTATTGATCAACTTGAAGGTTATGTGTAGTAAGGGTCTGAGAAGAAGGTATGCAAGCTTATCAAGGCACTGTATGGCTTGAAACAGGCTCCAAGAGCCTAGTATACCAAAATTGATGAATACTTCAAGAGTCAGGGGTTTATGAGGAGCATCAATGAATCCACCTTATATGTGAAGCATGAGCATAATACTGTGGAACTAATAGTAGCATTATATGTGGATGGTCTTCTGGTTACTAGACCAAAAGGCAAGTATGTGTCTGAGTTTAAATCCCGGATGAAggaagaatttgagatgacTGACTTAGGAGTTATGACTTATTTTCTTAGCATGGAAGTGGTGTAAGCTACTAATAAAGTCATATTGCATCAAGGCAAACATGCTCAGGATCTATTAAAGAAGTTTAATATGAGCATGTGCAAGGCAGTGAGTACTCCATTGTGCACTGGTGCTAAGTTTAGTGTAGCAGATGGTGCTAAGAAGGCTAATGGACAGTTATATAGAAGCATTATTGGTTCCTTACTCTATTTAGCAGCCACCAGGCCAAATATAATGTTTGCAACAAGCTTGCTGTCAAGGTTCATGCAGAATCCTTCAGAAGTACATTTTATTgctgttaaaagaattttaaagtatGTCAAAGGAACTGTGAATTTTGGACTGATATACATGAAACAGAATAGCAGTCAGCTGTTAGGTTTCTCTGATAGTGACTGGGCTGGGTTTTTGGATGATTCAAAAAGCACAagagatttttgtttttcatttggaAGTGTTGTGTTTGGTTGGAGTTCCAAGAAACAACAGGTAGTAACTCAATCAACAGCTGAGGCAGAGTACATAGCTTGTGCTGCAGCTGCCGACCATGCTTTGTGGTTAAGGAAACTACTAGATGAGTTGGGATTTAAATAGAATAAGGGAACAATGATCAATGTTGACAATGTTTCAGCAATTGCAATAGCTAAAAACCCTGTTCAGCATGGTAGAACAAAGCATATCAGGGTTAAATACCATGCTCTAAGGGAGGCTGTAAAGGAAGGTGAGATAGAATTGGCTCATTGTTCAACTAGTGATCAGTTTGCTGACATTTTCACAAAGAGTTTGGGAAATGATAGATTTGAGTATTTGAGGTCTTGTATTGGAGTTCAACAGATTAAGAATGAAGAGGTTGTGTTGAAAGTTAATGCTTAATCTTTGAATTCAGTTTCTGGTGTTATTGGTGGAAAGCAACAAACTGGAGATGAAGGAGTTGGTTAAGTAACAGAACGGTGTCATTCAAGAATTAATAAGCTGAAGTAATACGACAGTGCTTGGGTCATTTAACTAAGTTTTAATTCTTAGTTGTTATACGATGTGTTTAGTTGTCGTTTTGGTTAGGTCAAGTACTATACACATCATTTTGATATCATTTTGTTCAATTACCATTTTCTGTTTTCAATGCCCAACGGTCATGGTTGTTTTCTActtcttgttttaattttttgttgaagCTGTGCATTGATTGCTGATTAGTTTTTCCTCTTGATCCAATTTATGAGAAAAGTTTGTAATTGTTCAGtataaatataagttttgaaatttggATCCAAAAGCTTTAAGCTCAGTTACTTCTCTGTTTTCCTGCTTAAGCTCTCCGAGCTTCTTCAAATAATTCTTCCAGAAACCaaacacaaaaatttttagttgttattttcttcaaaCCCAAAACCCCCCTCGTCATGAGCTGGACACCACCAAAactataataaaagaaaaaaaaaatcgattTACAGATtacaacttaaaatatttactcAATCTCGCCCCAAGGATGAAATCAAGTTGATcaaacattattttattaaaaagattTCGCTTAATATAACAAATACTAGTATCTGTCACCctagtt containing:
- the LOC18609006 gene encoding uncharacterized mitochondrial protein AtMg00810, which translates into the protein MCKAVSTPLCTGAKFSVADGAKKANGQLYRSIIGSLLYLAATRPNIMFATSLLSRFMQNPSEVHFIAVKRILKYVKGTVNFGLIYMKQNSSQLLGFSDSDWAGFLDDSKSTRDFCFSFGSVVFGWSSKKQQVVTQSTAEAEYIACAAAADHALWLRKLLDELGFK